The following are encoded together in the Periplaneta americana isolate PAMFEO1 chromosome 5, P.americana_PAMFEO1_priV1, whole genome shotgun sequence genome:
- the spn-F gene encoding protein spindle-F isoform X1 yields MSLGKKSNDSDQSSNRPRSLEEAGGSHFALQVALQTMKERCQNLQQRLGTVEEENLCLRIENRKRRSDSTSAVTGEENLKSEIDNLEEKVAQLTRQKSQLTHHLFMVATENRQLWNRLSLLTQANHNLGSHLSKISSTLSRHNSSGSITLPKLQTCTSSLTGEGDSNQVSKKGSDPTRKDSEGRLGCEKDKEVASPFSKSNGTGALDESLEEISLKIIKSLLQEKTELEDQYAQMVEIQSDSSSYSVQNLGFGFLEDSDEGLESIKQLHRRQLELRDALLKQQQQLRTGVVSIEQALKAGAVCSQCRGNPQEADIEAEVESLRKWGMPEGTSYSEGIRRQLDQVAEPPHLTHEERICPMCGKLYNKGIPFQEFQQHVSDHFPEEDEEEACSLIDNFEVIT; encoded by the exons ATGAGTCTTGGAAAGAAGTCCAATGATTCGGATCAGTCCAGCAATAGACCAAGAAGTTTAGAAGAAGCAGGTGGTTCACATTTTGCTCTTCAAGTTGCACTTCAGACCATGAAGGAACGATGTCAGAATTTGCAACAACGATTGGGAACAGTTGAAGAAGAAAATCTTTGTTTACGTATTGAAAACAGGAAACGAAGATCAGACTCAACTTCTGCAGTTACTGGTGAAGAAAATTTGAAAAGTGAGATTGATAACCTGGAAGAAAAAGTAGCACAGTTGACTCGCCAGAAATCCCAACTCACACATCACCTTTTCATGGTTGCAACTGAAAACAGACAACTGTGGAATAGACTGTCACTTCTTACTCAGGCAAATCATAATCTTGGCAGTCATTTGTCAAAAATATCTAGCACTCTTAGTCGACATAATTCTTCTGGCAGCATCACGTTACCAAAGCTTCAGACATGTACTAGCAGCTTGACCGGAGAAGGTGACTCGAATCAGGTTTCGAAAAAGGGAAGTGATCCGACACGGAAAGATTCCGAAGGAAGACTGGGCTGTGAAAAGGATAAGGAAGTGGCCAGCCCGTTTTCCAAATCTAATGGTACTG GTGCTCTTGACGAGAGTCTGGAagaaatatctctaaaaattattaaaagtttGCTGCAAGAGAAGACTGAATTGGAAGACCAGTATGCACAG ATGGTGGAGATCCAAAGTGATTCGTCATCATACAGTGTCCAGAATCTGGGGTTTGGATTTCTGGAAGACAGTGACGAGGGTTTGGAGAGTATCAAGCAGTTGCATAGGAGACAATTGGAGTTGCGTGACGCTTTGCTGAAGCAACAGCAGCAGCTGCGCACTGGAGTTGTCAGCATTGAGCAAGCACTCAAAG CTGGCGCAGTCTGCAGTCAATGTCGAGGAAATCCTCAGGAAGCAGATATAGAGGCAGAGGTGGAGAGTCTTCGCAAATGGGGCATGCCTGAGGGAACTTCTTACAGTGAAGGGATCCGAAGACAGCTGGATCAAGTGGCTGAGCCCCCTCATTTGACACATGAGGAACGCATCTGTCCAATGTGTGGGAAGCTATATAACAAAGGCATCCCATTCCAAGAATTTCAGCAGCATGTATCTGACCACTTTCCGgaggaagatgaagaagaagctTGCTCACTTATTGACAACTTTGAGGTCATCACGTGA
- the spn-F gene encoding protein spindle-F isoform X2, which yields MSLGKKSNDSDQSSNRPRSLEEAGGSHFALQVALQTMKERCQNLQQRLGTVEEENLCLRIENRKRRSDSTSAVTGEENLKSEIDNLEEKVAQLTRQKSQLTHHLFMVATENRQLWNRLSLLTQANHNLGSHLSKISSTLSRHNSSGSITLPKLQTCTSSLTGEGDSNQVSKKGSDPTRKDSEGRLGCEKDKEVASPFSKSNGALDESLEEISLKIIKSLLQEKTELEDQYAQMVEIQSDSSSYSVQNLGFGFLEDSDEGLESIKQLHRRQLELRDALLKQQQQLRTGVVSIEQALKAGAVCSQCRGNPQEADIEAEVESLRKWGMPEGTSYSEGIRRQLDQVAEPPHLTHEERICPMCGKLYNKGIPFQEFQQHVSDHFPEEDEEEACSLIDNFEVIT from the exons ATGAGTCTTGGAAAGAAGTCCAATGATTCGGATCAGTCCAGCAATAGACCAAGAAGTTTAGAAGAAGCAGGTGGTTCACATTTTGCTCTTCAAGTTGCACTTCAGACCATGAAGGAACGATGTCAGAATTTGCAACAACGATTGGGAACAGTTGAAGAAGAAAATCTTTGTTTACGTATTGAAAACAGGAAACGAAGATCAGACTCAACTTCTGCAGTTACTGGTGAAGAAAATTTGAAAAGTGAGATTGATAACCTGGAAGAAAAAGTAGCACAGTTGACTCGCCAGAAATCCCAACTCACACATCACCTTTTCATGGTTGCAACTGAAAACAGACAACTGTGGAATAGACTGTCACTTCTTACTCAGGCAAATCATAATCTTGGCAGTCATTTGTCAAAAATATCTAGCACTCTTAGTCGACATAATTCTTCTGGCAGCATCACGTTACCAAAGCTTCAGACATGTACTAGCAGCTTGACCGGAGAAGGTGACTCGAATCAGGTTTCGAAAAAGGGAAGTGATCCGACACGGAAAGATTCCGAAGGAAGACTGGGCTGTGAAAAGGATAAGGAAGTGGCCAGCCCGTTTTCCAAATCTAATG GTGCTCTTGACGAGAGTCTGGAagaaatatctctaaaaattattaaaagtttGCTGCAAGAGAAGACTGAATTGGAAGACCAGTATGCACAG ATGGTGGAGATCCAAAGTGATTCGTCATCATACAGTGTCCAGAATCTGGGGTTTGGATTTCTGGAAGACAGTGACGAGGGTTTGGAGAGTATCAAGCAGTTGCATAGGAGACAATTGGAGTTGCGTGACGCTTTGCTGAAGCAACAGCAGCAGCTGCGCACTGGAGTTGTCAGCATTGAGCAAGCACTCAAAG CTGGCGCAGTCTGCAGTCAATGTCGAGGAAATCCTCAGGAAGCAGATATAGAGGCAGAGGTGGAGAGTCTTCGCAAATGGGGCATGCCTGAGGGAACTTCTTACAGTGAAGGGATCCGAAGACAGCTGGATCAAGTGGCTGAGCCCCCTCATTTGACACATGAGGAACGCATCTGTCCAATGTGTGGGAAGCTATATAACAAAGGCATCCCATTCCAAGAATTTCAGCAGCATGTATCTGACCACTTTCCGgaggaagatgaagaagaagctTGCTCACTTATTGACAACTTTGAGGTCATCACGTGA